A genomic stretch from Chryseobacterium sp. SNU WT5 includes:
- a CDS encoding adenine phosphoribosyltransferase yields the protein MNHQLIRDLENTIQNIPDFPKPGIQFKDITPIFLNPTLYKEVIDNLVSFSRGKIDAVCGIESRGYLFGIAIAVALDIPFVLIRKKGKLPPPFVAQKYDLEYGSEEIEMRTGQIKAGQRVLIHDDLLATGGTTEAAAMLVQKQGATVSQFSFLISLKDLKGEERLDKFDAELHSILSY from the coding sequence ATGAATCACCAACTTATTCGGGATTTAGAAAATACCATCCAGAATATTCCTGATTTCCCCAAACCGGGAATTCAATTTAAAGACATCACCCCTATTTTTCTTAATCCAACACTGTATAAAGAGGTTATTGATAATTTAGTATCCTTTAGTCGTGGTAAAATCGACGCGGTCTGTGGTATAGAAAGTCGCGGTTATTTGTTTGGGATTGCAATCGCAGTTGCGTTAGATATTCCATTTGTATTAATTCGGAAAAAAGGGAAACTACCACCGCCTTTTGTAGCTCAGAAATATGATTTAGAATATGGTTCTGAAGAAATTGAAATGCGTACGGGACAAATTAAAGCAGGTCAACGCGTATTAATTCATGATGATTTATTAGCAACAGGTGGTACTACGGAAGCTGCAGCTATGCTTGTTCAAAAACAAGGTGCTACCGTTTCTCAATTTAGTTTTTTAATTAGCCTGAAAGATTTAAAAGGGGAGGAGCGATTAGATAAATTTGATGCAGAACTTCATTCGATCCTAAGTTATTAA
- a CDS encoding tetratricopeptide repeat protein, whose product MAKLNLRTRRKEMEGKETVEVFKDLDRGALDTEKFLEKNAKMLLIVFGALVLGVVGYFAYQQFYVAPRNEEATLSYLAAQKNLAEGKEDLALGGKSAANPGYLGTYKDYSGTHVGKLAAYNAGLIKFKEGKYQESYDLLDKFSSDSSVLMALKYGAMADCQANLNRSDDALSLLDKAVSASDDPYTTYYFTRKAGLVALALKKNAEAKKHFSTIDEKYQDYDNGMSEAYIEMVKYY is encoded by the coding sequence ATGGCAAAACTTAATTTGCGTACCCGCAGAAAAGAAATGGAAGGAAAGGAAACTGTAGAGGTTTTCAAAGATTTAGACAGAGGTGCTTTAGATACCGAAAAGTTTCTTGAGAAAAATGCAAAAATGCTATTGATTGTTTTCGGTGCATTGGTATTGGGTGTCGTTGGATATTTTGCGTACCAGCAGTTTTATGTGGCGCCCAGAAATGAAGAGGCTACATTAAGTTATCTTGCTGCTCAGAAAAATTTGGCTGAAGGTAAAGAAGATCTGGCTTTAGGTGGAAAAAGTGCCGCTAATCCAGGTTACTTAGGAACTTACAAAGATTATTCTGGAACCCATGTTGGAAAATTGGCAGCGTATAATGCAGGATTGATTAAATTCAAAGAAGGGAAGTATCAGGAATCTTATGATTTGTTGGATAAATTTTCTTCTGATAGTAGTGTTTTAATGGCATTGAAATATGGTGCTATGGCAGATTGTCAAGCAAATCTTAATAGAAGCGATGACGCGTTGTCACTTTTAGACAAAGCAGTCTCTGCTTCAGACGATCCTTACACTACTTATTACTTTACCAGAAAAGCTGGTTTGGTAGCGCTAGCATTAAAGAAAAATGCGGAAGCAAAAAAACATTTCTCTACAATTGATGAAAAATATCAAGATTACGATAATGGTATGTCCGAAGCGTATATCGAAATGGTAAAATATTATTAA
- the ribH gene encoding 6,7-dimethyl-8-ribityllumazine synthase, whose protein sequence is MATVNLSDYQPLQINDADSFRIGIVVSEWNDFVTHNLRDGAVEVLKKEGVLIDNISVFKVPGAFELNYAAMQLCKSNRFDAVIAIGCVIRGETAHFDYVCSGVAQGIKDCNILTDVPTVFCLLTDDTKEQSIARSGGVLGNKGIESAVTALQMIVFKQQLDRNLI, encoded by the coding sequence ATGGCAACGGTGAATCTTTCAGATTATCAACCATTACAAATTAATGATGCCGATTCTTTTAGAATTGGCATTGTTGTTTCAGAATGGAATGATTTCGTAACCCATAACCTTCGTGATGGGGCGGTAGAAGTTTTAAAAAAAGAAGGGGTGTTAATAGATAATATTAGCGTGTTTAAAGTTCCTGGAGCATTTGAGCTCAATTATGCCGCAATGCAACTATGCAAAAGCAACAGATTCGATGCGGTGATCGCAATTGGATGTGTGATTCGAGGTGAGACCGCACATTTTGATTATGTTTGTTCTGGCGTTGCACAGGGAATTAAAGATTGCAATATTTTAACCGACGTTCCTACTGTTTTCTGTCTTCTTACAGATGATACCAAAGAGCAATCCATCGCAAGGAGTGGTGGTGTCTTAGGAAATAAAGGAATTGAATCAGCGGTAACGGCTTTGCAGATGATTGTCTTCAAACAGCAACTCGATAGAAATTTAATATAA
- a CDS encoding LTA synthase family protein, with product MKSLSKIKPFIYLGLFYGLVSLIVRIVFIFHPITTVGFGLFESLKILFIGALSDAFVFVLASSILALYFLFLSNSKYHKPYGYIIFGILVLAFLYTAFVPGNIFKQYGGSFPEIAMSFIGLKMVLFGLLLFLPKQRVKLRNVLYFVTLFLYVILIIFNAVSEYFFWNEFGVRYNFIAVDYLIYTNEVIGNILESYPVVPLFSGILALAVLVTWFIYKKTSKELIVLPTFMQKLVLLASFIGLCAISLFVIPKLGKVKSGNTFAQEIQANGFPKFFNAFTQKELDYFQFYPTLSQADAEKNFLGQFDPPTLEREINPLDAETHKNVVLISIESLSAEFLEHYGNTQKITPFLDSLADKSLMFTDLYATGNRTVRGLEALTLCIPPTAGESLVKRVNNKNKFSTGSVFKDKGYNVKFLYGGYSYFDNMEDFYKGNGYEIVDRNDFKPEEITFSNVWGVADEDMAKKAIQKMNEDSKSGKPFFHQWMTVSNHRPFTYPEGRIDIPGTAKSRDGGVKYTDYSIRKFFEMAKKQSWYKNTVFVIVSDHCASSAGKTELPMDKYRIPGFIFSEGFIEPQKFTSTMSQIDVMPTLFGLLNFKYKSKFLGQNIFEPNYKPRAYIATYQDLGLIKDNYLTIISPTKKVKQYSLQLQKSDLPQEFKLFYDEIPVKDPKKNLVDDCISVYQSVSFWLKENKLDK from the coding sequence ATGAAATCACTTTCCAAAATCAAACCGTTTATTTACCTGGGTCTATTTTACGGTTTAGTTTCTTTAATTGTAAGAATTGTTTTTATTTTTCATCCGATTACTACGGTAGGTTTTGGATTGTTTGAAAGCCTTAAAATACTTTTTATAGGCGCCTTAAGTGATGCGTTCGTTTTCGTTTTAGCAAGTAGTATACTTGCATTATATTTTTTATTTTTATCCAATTCCAAATACCATAAACCTTATGGGTACATTATTTTTGGGATTTTGGTATTGGCATTCTTATACACAGCATTTGTCCCGGGAAATATTTTCAAACAATATGGAGGCTCATTTCCAGAGATTGCAATGTCTTTTATAGGTTTAAAAATGGTTCTGTTTGGACTTCTCTTATTCCTCCCAAAACAAAGAGTAAAGCTTCGGAATGTTCTTTATTTCGTCACCCTCTTTCTATATGTCATTTTAATCATATTTAATGCGGTAAGCGAATACTTCTTTTGGAATGAATTCGGAGTTCGATATAATTTTATTGCAGTAGATTATTTAATTTATACGAATGAGGTAATTGGTAATATTTTAGAAAGTTACCCCGTTGTTCCCTTATTTTCTGGAATTCTGGCGCTTGCTGTTTTAGTAACGTGGTTCATTTATAAAAAGACCAGTAAAGAATTAATTGTATTACCTACCTTTATGCAGAAGTTGGTCTTACTGGCCTCTTTTATTGGTCTGTGTGCTATTAGTTTATTTGTTATCCCTAAGCTTGGAAAAGTAAAATCGGGCAATACTTTTGCGCAGGAAATCCAGGCCAATGGTTTTCCTAAATTCTTTAATGCTTTTACTCAAAAAGAACTTGATTATTTTCAATTTTATCCAACGCTGAGTCAAGCTGATGCAGAGAAAAATTTTCTAGGTCAGTTTGATCCCCCAACTTTAGAAAGAGAAATCAATCCTTTGGATGCGGAAACACATAAAAATGTGGTGTTAATTTCGATTGAAAGTCTGTCAGCAGAATTTTTGGAGCATTACGGAAATACACAGAAAATAACGCCATTTTTAGATAGTTTAGCTGATAAATCTTTGATGTTTACAGATTTGTATGCAACGGGAAACAGGACAGTTAGAGGGTTGGAAGCATTAACCTTATGTATCCCACCAACTGCGGGTGAGAGTCTTGTAAAAAGGGTAAACAATAAGAATAAGTTTAGTACCGGTAGTGTTTTTAAAGATAAAGGCTACAACGTAAAATTCCTTTATGGAGGTTATAGCTATTTTGATAACATGGAGGATTTCTATAAAGGAAATGGTTATGAAATAGTCGATCGAAATGACTTTAAACCTGAAGAAATTACCTTTTCGAATGTTTGGGGTGTTGCAGATGAGGATATGGCGAAGAAGGCCATTCAGAAGATGAATGAAGATTCCAAATCTGGAAAGCCTTTCTTTCATCAATGGATGACGGTCTCCAACCACCGACCTTTTACTTATCCTGAAGGGAGAATTGATATTCCTGGAACTGCCAAATCACGGGACGGAGGTGTGAAATATACCGATTATTCTATTCGAAAATTCTTTGAAATGGCGAAAAAACAAAGTTGGTACAAAAATACCGTATTTGTAATTGTTTCTGATCATTGTGCATCAAGTGCCGGTAAAACTGAACTTCCAATGGACAAATACAGAATACCGGGCTTCATTTTCTCAGAGGGATTTATAGAGCCGCAAAAGTTTACTTCTACCATGTCGCAAATTGATGTAATGCCTACTTTATTCGGTCTGCTTAACTTTAAATATAAGTCGAAATTTTTGGGACAGAATATTTTTGAACCTAATTATAAACCCAGAGCATATATTGCAACTTATCAAGATTTAGGATTAATAAAAGATAACTATTTAACGATTATTTCGCCTACCAAAAAAGTAAAACAATATTCTTTACAATTGCAAAAGTCAGATCTTCCACAAGAGTTTAAGCTTTTTTATGATGAAATCCCGGTAAAGGATCCGAAGAAAAATCTAGTTGATGACTGTATTTCTGTTTATCAAAGTGTTTCATTTTGGTTAAAAGAAAATAAACTGGATAAATAA
- a CDS encoding neutral zinc metallopeptidase, giving the protein MKWTNDRSGNVDDRRGSGGGGGILVGGGLGTLIIAAIIFFLGGDPSAILSSGMGSAGPQTEQRDLNANELKVREFVQMVTAENEQTWTKIFQENGMQYSPAKVVMFEGVTQSGCGTAQAAMGPFYCPADQTVYMDMSFFKELEQRFGAQVTEFSIAYVMAHEIGHHVQTLLGTTQKVDQLRNSGRYSEAEMNRVSVATELQADFYAGVWAKQTDNREKFLEPGDIESAISAAEAVGDDNIQKRSQGYVNQEGFTHGSSAQRREWFMKGYNTGDIRQGDTFNSFLK; this is encoded by the coding sequence ATGAAATGGACAAACGATAGAAGTGGTAATGTAGATGATAGGCGCGGATCTGGCGGAGGCGGAGGCATATTAGTAGGTGGTGGTTTAGGAACCTTAATTATCGCAGCAATCATATTTTTTTTAGGGGGTGATCCTTCAGCAATATTATCTTCTGGAATGGGAAGCGCTGGTCCACAGACAGAACAGCGTGACTTAAATGCGAACGAATTGAAAGTTCGTGAGTTTGTGCAAATGGTTACGGCCGAAAATGAACAAACCTGGACTAAAATTTTTCAGGAAAATGGAATGCAATACAGTCCTGCGAAAGTTGTAATGTTTGAAGGTGTTACACAGTCTGGCTGCGGAACTGCTCAAGCAGCTATGGGACCTTTTTATTGTCCTGCAGACCAAACGGTTTATATGGATATGAGCTTTTTCAAGGAGCTTGAACAACGTTTTGGTGCGCAGGTGACTGAGTTTTCAATTGCTTATGTTATGGCTCATGAAATTGGACATCACGTACAAACACTTTTAGGGACAACCCAAAAAGTAGATCAGTTAAGAAATAGCGGAAGATATTCCGAGGCAGAGATGAACAGGGTGTCCGTTGCTACAGAGCTCCAGGCCGATTTTTACGCTGGTGTTTGGGCAAAGCAAACAGATAATCGTGAGAAATTTCTTGAACCTGGAGATATCGAATCTGCAATTTCTGCTGCGGAAGCGGTTGGAGATGACAATATTCAGAAAAGATCACAGGGTTACGTGAATCAGGAAGGCTTTACACATGGCAGCTCTGCCCAAAGAAGAGAATGGTTCATGAAAGGGTATAATACTGGTGATATTCGCCAAGGTGATACCTTTAACAGCTTTTTGAAATAA
- a CDS encoding YtxH domain-containing protein — protein MGSKKNGLLALLGLGALAWWKYKNSSEEEKQAVKDKVNTAKDNFNQWGSDLKSKATDVASQVQDKVNQTKSSVEDKINQG, from the coding sequence ATGGGATCTAAAAAGAATGGACTTCTCGCATTATTAGGATTAGGAGCTTTAGCTTGGTGGAAATATAAAAATTCATCAGAAGAAGAGAAGCAAGCAGTTAAAGACAAAGTTAATACTGCAAAAGATAACTTCAACCAATGGGGAAGTGATCTAAAATCAAAAGCTACAGACGTTGCGTCGCAAGTGCAAGATAAGGTGAACCAAACTAAATCTTCAGTAGAAGATAAAATAAATCAAGGATAA
- the pruA gene encoding L-glutamate gamma-semialdehyde dehydrogenase, with translation MSKAISQVPFAINESVRSYEPGSEEVKSLISTYKKMWKEKVEIPMTINGKDVTTDEKVIINSPQDHQHNLGFYYKGSMSHVEDAINTALAAKEKWNNLGWEHRAAIFLKAADLIAGPYRDRLNAATMIAQSKNVHQAEIDAACEFIDFLRFNVEFMTEMYSEQPVSDNGIWNRSEYRPLEGFCFAVTPFNFTAISGNLPTCMAMMGNVVVWKPSDKQVYSAKVIMDVLTEAGLPAGVINMIFTDGKETAEKVLAHPDFAGLHFTGSTKVFQSMWKMMGDNIHNYKTYPRIVGETGGKDFVMVHPSANVEAVATALVRGSFEYQGQKCSAASRAYIPKSLWADVKKVMEAQMKTIKMGSPEDPSNFVNAVIDKNSFEKCKGYIERAEKSSDAKVIIGGKCDDSKGWFVEPTVIEASNPKYESVCEEIFGPILSVYVYEDKDWTATLKLVDETSPYSLTGAIFSQDRYAIDEAFKALENAAGNFYINDKPTGAVVGQQPFGGARASGTNDKAGSKMNLMRWTSVRSIKETFVSPKDYKYPYLG, from the coding sequence ATGTCAAAAGCCATTTCACAGGTTCCATTTGCAATCAATGAGTCTGTTAGAAGCTACGAACCAGGTTCTGAGGAGGTAAAATCTTTGATTTCTACTTACAAAAAAATGTGGAAAGAAAAAGTTGAAATCCCAATGACCATCAACGGTAAAGACGTTACAACTGACGAGAAAGTAATCATTAATTCCCCACAGGATCACCAGCATAACTTAGGTTTTTACTATAAAGGATCTATGTCCCATGTTGAGGATGCAATTAATACCGCTTTAGCAGCGAAAGAAAAGTGGAATAATTTAGGTTGGGAACATCGTGCAGCTATTTTCTTAAAAGCAGCAGATTTAATTGCGGGACCTTACAGAGACCGTTTGAATGCCGCAACTATGATTGCTCAGAGTAAAAATGTTCACCAGGCAGAAATAGATGCTGCTTGCGAATTTATTGATTTCTTGCGTTTCAATGTAGAATTCATGACAGAAATGTACAGCGAACAACCGGTTTCAGATAATGGAATTTGGAACAGATCAGAATACAGACCGCTAGAAGGTTTCTGTTTTGCGGTAACTCCTTTCAACTTTACTGCAATTTCCGGAAACTTACCAACTTGTATGGCAATGATGGGAAATGTAGTTGTATGGAAACCATCTGACAAACAAGTTTATTCAGCAAAAGTAATCATGGACGTTCTTACGGAAGCAGGTTTACCGGCTGGAGTTATCAACATGATCTTCACCGACGGAAAAGAGACTGCTGAAAAAGTATTGGCTCATCCAGATTTTGCAGGTCTTCATTTTACAGGTTCAACTAAAGTTTTCCAAAGTATGTGGAAAATGATGGGAGATAATATTCATAACTATAAAACCTATCCAAGAATTGTTGGAGAAACGGGAGGGAAAGATTTCGTAATGGTTCACCCATCTGCGAATGTAGAGGCAGTTGCTACCGCTTTAGTTCGTGGGTCTTTCGAATACCAAGGTCAAAAATGTTCTGCCGCTTCTAGAGCATACATTCCGAAATCACTTTGGGCTGATGTGAAGAAAGTAATGGAGGCACAGATGAAAACCATTAAAATGGGAAGTCCAGAGGATCCTTCTAATTTCGTGAACGCAGTGATTGATAAAAACTCTTTTGAGAAGTGTAAAGGTTATATCGAGCGTGCAGAAAAATCAAGTGATGCAAAGGTAATCATTGGTGGAAAATGTGATGACTCAAAAGGATGGTTTGTAGAGCCAACCGTAATTGAAGCATCTAATCCTAAATATGAGTCTGTTTGCGAAGAAATTTTCGGACCGATCCTTTCTGTTTACGTATATGAGGACAAAGACTGGACAGCAACTTTGAAATTGGTTGATGAGACTTCTCCTTACTCTTTAACGGGGGCCATATTTTCTCAAGACCGCTATGCAATTGATGAAGCTTTCAAAGCCCTGGAAAATGCTGCGGGTAACTTCTATATCAACGACAAACCAACTGGAGCCGTAGTAGGGCAACAACCATTTGGTGGTGCCAGAGCTTCGGGAACAAATGACAAAGCAGGGTCAAAAATGAATTTAATGAGATGGACTTCTGTAAGAAGTATTAAAGAAACATTTGTTTCTCCCAAAGATTATAAATATCCTTATTTGGGTTAA
- a CDS encoding metal-dependent transcriptional regulator, which translates to MISLTEENYLKAIFHLRNADNTVTITELSKFLNVKMPSVNNMMKKFAQKNWVIYESYKPLKVTTSGQREAALIVRKHRLTEMFLVEKMNFGWENVHEIAEQLEHVHSESFFDKMDELLNYPKFDPHGEPIPNKQGDIISLDLKKLSECEIGQKVVFSSVTVSDNDFLNHLNTKNLVLGEKWKILDIEKYDQSMVISKDDNSTTTLSAVVCDKILVNN; encoded by the coding sequence ATGATTTCACTTACCGAAGAAAATTATTTAAAAGCAATATTTCATTTACGAAACGCCGACAACACGGTTACAATAACCGAGCTCAGCAAATTTTTAAATGTTAAAATGCCCAGTGTGAATAATATGATGAAGAAATTTGCTCAAAAGAACTGGGTCATTTACGAATCATATAAACCGTTGAAGGTTACAACATCCGGACAAAGAGAAGCTGCATTGATCGTGAGAAAACATAGGCTCACGGAAATGTTCCTGGTAGAAAAAATGAATTTCGGCTGGGAAAATGTTCACGAAATCGCGGAACAATTAGAGCATGTACACTCTGAAAGTTTCTTCGACAAAATGGATGAACTTTTAAATTATCCAAAATTCGATCCCCACGGAGAGCCTATTCCTAATAAACAAGGAGATATTATTTCTTTGGATTTGAAAAAGCTAAGTGAATGCGAGATTGGTCAGAAGGTAGTTTTCAGTTCTGTAACCGTTTCCGACAATGATTTCCTAAATCACCTTAATACCAAAAACTTAGTACTAGGTGAAAAATGGAAAATTTTAGATATTGAAAAATATGATCAGTCTATGGTCATTTCAAAAGATGACAATAGCACAACGACGTTAAGCGCTGTAGTATGCGACAAGATTTTGGTTAATAACTAA
- a CDS encoding threonine aldolase family protein — translation MKYSFKNDYAEGAHPKILEALVQSNLTQHNGYGLDNFSLNVESIIKEKIKNQDAKVYLVSGGTQANLIVISAFLRPHESVVAAATGHIFTNESGAIEATGHKVHAVETNDGKLRPDDIQKIIDAHQNKPHQVKQKLVYISNSTEIGTIYSKKELVDLYQFCQENKLYLFVDGARLGHALTAETNDLTLEDFGKYTDAFYLGGTKNGALIGEAIVINNEILQEEFGFHLKQKGAMLAKGRLLGIQFQELLKDDLYFDLAKHANQQAMKIKETFQSIGVDFLSETFTNQIFPILRNEQIEKLSERFDFYVWKKLDQEKSAIRLITSWATSDEVVADFNNEIKNLK, via the coding sequence ATGAAATATTCCTTTAAAAATGATTATGCCGAAGGTGCACACCCCAAAATTCTGGAAGCTTTGGTGCAAAGTAATCTTACGCAACATAATGGTTACGGTTTAGATAATTTTTCTTTAAATGTAGAAAGCATTATTAAAGAAAAAATTAAAAATCAGGACGCTAAAGTTTATTTAGTATCAGGCGGAACTCAGGCAAACTTGATTGTTATTTCTGCATTTCTTCGTCCGCATGAGAGCGTTGTAGCTGCTGCGACTGGTCATATTTTCACCAACGAAAGTGGCGCAATTGAAGCAACCGGTCATAAAGTTCATGCTGTTGAAACTAATGATGGTAAACTTCGTCCTGACGATATTCAAAAAATTATTGACGCTCATCAAAATAAACCGCATCAAGTAAAACAGAAATTGGTTTATATTTCAAATTCAACAGAGATCGGAACGATTTACTCCAAAAAAGAATTGGTTGATTTATACCAGTTCTGCCAAGAAAATAAACTTTATTTGTTCGTTGATGGAGCACGGTTAGGACATGCGTTAACTGCCGAAACCAATGATTTGACTTTAGAGGATTTTGGAAAATATACCGATGCTTTCTATTTAGGTGGAACAAAAAACGGAGCCTTAATTGGAGAAGCAATTGTCATTAATAATGAAATTTTACAAGAAGAATTTGGTTTCCATTTAAAACAAAAAGGAGCCATGCTGGCAAAAGGTCGCCTGCTCGGAATACAGTTTCAAGAATTATTGAAAGATGATCTGTATTTTGATTTAGCCAAACACGCGAATCAACAAGCAATGAAGATCAAAGAAACTTTTCAAAGTATTGGAGTTGATTTCCTTTCTGAAACCTTTACTAATCAGATCTTTCCTATTCTGCGAAATGAGCAAATTGAAAAGTTATCAGAACGGTTCGATTTTTATGTTTGGAAAAAACTCGATCAAGAAAAATCTGCAATTCGCCTGATTACTTCTTGGGCAACCTCTGATGAAGTTGTGGCTGATTTTAATAATGAAATAAAAAATTTGAAATGA
- a CDS encoding M28 family metallopeptidase, whose amino-acid sequence MRKTVFILSILLSVSLNAQKQEKDPEISEYVKLVSKDSLKANVEKLVSFGTRHTMSSTTDKAKGIGASREWVLSKFRNYAKNSEGRMEVYLQNEDLHPDGKRINKLTNLGNAIAFLKGTDPSDNRIIIISGHLDSRVSDVLNSSDYAPGANDDGSGVAAVIESARILSKSKFPASILFVAVTGEEQGLLGAKMLADKAKEDNWKIQAVLNNDMIGNNSFDAPKNDGTPKLRVFSEGLSAFETEKSAAKIRNLGLENDGNARQLARYVKEIGEKYVKNIDIKLIYRNDRFLRGGDHAPFVNHGFTAIRLTDYYENYDHQHQDIRTENNKKYGDLIEFMDFDYLKTNTAVNVAVLANLAKSTPQPENVLMDVKELSNSTKLSWDRPASGKVKGYNVLYRETDQSVWTHKIFTTETSYTVPLSKDNFIFAVQSVSVSENQSLPVIPKVSR is encoded by the coding sequence ATGAGAAAAACAGTTTTCATTTTGAGCATATTGCTCTCCGTAAGTTTAAATGCGCAGAAACAGGAAAAAGATCCTGAGATTTCAGAGTATGTAAAATTGGTGAGTAAAGATTCACTAAAAGCGAATGTTGAAAAACTGGTAAGTTTCGGAACCCGACATACCATGAGTTCTACCACCGATAAAGCTAAAGGAATCGGAGCATCCAGAGAATGGGTGTTATCGAAATTTAGAAATTATGCAAAGAATTCTGAGGGCAGAATGGAAGTTTATCTTCAAAATGAAGATTTGCACCCCGACGGAAAACGAATAAATAAATTGACGAATCTTGGAAATGCAATCGCTTTTTTAAAAGGAACCGATCCATCAGACAATAGAATCATCATTATTTCTGGACATTTGGATTCACGAGTTTCAGATGTTTTAAATTCGTCGGATTATGCGCCTGGAGCCAATGATGACGGAAGTGGCGTTGCTGCAGTTATTGAGAGCGCAAGAATTTTAAGCAAATCAAAATTCCCAGCGTCCATTCTTTTTGTTGCGGTAACTGGTGAAGAGCAGGGTTTGTTAGGTGCCAAAATGTTGGCCGATAAAGCAAAAGAGGATAACTGGAAAATTCAAGCCGTTTTAAATAATGATATGATTGGAAACAACAGTTTCGATGCTCCTAAAAATGATGGAACTCCAAAGTTGAGAGTTTTCAGTGAAGGCTTATCTGCTTTTGAAACTGAAAAATCAGCTGCAAAGATTCGGAATCTTGGTCTCGAAAATGACGGGAATGCGCGACAACTCGCTAGATATGTGAAAGAAATTGGAGAGAAATACGTTAAAAATATAGACATCAAATTGATTTATAGGAACGACCGCTTTTTACGAGGTGGCGATCATGCTCCTTTTGTTAATCATGGTTTCACTGCCATTCGATTAACTGATTACTATGAAAATTACGATCATCAACATCAAGATATCAGAACGGAGAACAATAAAAAATATGGCGATTTAATTGAGTTTATGGATTTCGATTATTTAAAAACCAATACTGCCGTAAATGTAGCCGTCCTTGCAAATCTGGCGAAATCAACACCGCAACCAGAAAATGTTTTGATGGATGTAAAAGAACTCTCAAATTCTACCAAACTGAGTTGGGATAGACCTGCTTCGGGAAAAGTAAAGGGATATAACGTTCTGTACAGAGAAACGGATCAATCTGTTTGGACTCATAAAATTTTCACTACCGAAACTTCCTACACCGTTCCACTTTCCAAGGATAATTTTATTTTTGCCGTGCAAAGTGTTTCTGTTTCAGAAAATCAAAGTTTGCCTGTAATTCCAAAAGTTTCAAGATAA
- a CDS encoding enoyl-ACP reductase gives MMYGLLKGKKGIIFGALNDQSIAWKVAERCHEEGAEFILSNAPIAMRMGEIDELAKKTGSDVIAADATSVEDLDKLFAHAEEKFGKIDFILHSIGMSVNIRKGKSYTDLNYDFLEKGWDISSVSFHKVMKAAWDRDIMNEWGSILALTYIAAQRVFPNYGDMADNKSYLESIARSFGYYWGDRKVRVNTISQSPVMTKAGAGVKGISGFFNFADSMSPLGNADALDCANYCVSMFSDLTRKVTMQNLFHDGGFSKTGVSQKIVDKFEDLE, from the coding sequence ATTATGTACGGATTACTAAAAGGTAAGAAAGGAATTATATTCGGCGCTCTAAACGATCAGTCTATCGCTTGGAAAGTTGCAGAAAGATGTCATGAAGAAGGAGCTGAATTCATTCTTTCTAATGCGCCTATCGCAATGAGAATGGGTGAAATTGATGAGCTTGCCAAGAAAACTGGCTCAGATGTTATTGCTGCTGATGCAACTTCTGTGGAAGATTTGGATAAACTTTTTGCTCATGCTGAAGAGAAATTTGGTAAAATAGATTTCATTCTACATTCCATTGGTATGTCTGTAAACATTAGAAAAGGTAAATCATATACCGATCTTAATTACGATTTCTTAGAAAAAGGTTGGGATATTTCTTCGGTTTCTTTCCATAAAGTAATGAAAGCTGCTTGGGACAGAGATATTATGAACGAGTGGGGTTCAATTTTGGCCTTAACTTATATCGCTGCACAACGGGTGTTCCCGAATTATGGTGATATGGCCGACAACAAATCTTATCTTGAAAGTATAGCGAGAAGTTTCGGCTATTATTGGGGCGACAGAAAAGTTCGTGTAAACACGATCTCTCAATCTCCCGTTATGACTAAAGCAGGAGCTGGTGTAAAAGGAATTAGCGGGTTTTTCAATTTCGCAGACAGTATGTCTCCTCTAGGAAATGCAGATGCTCTTGATTGTGCTAACTATTGCGTAAGTATGTTTTCTGATCTTACCAGAAAAGTGACGATGCAAAATCTTTTCCATGATGGTGGTTTCAGTAAAACTGGAGTTTCACAAAAAATTGTAGATAAATTTGAAGATTTAGAATAA